In a single window of the Magnolia sinica isolate HGM2019 chromosome 7, MsV1, whole genome shotgun sequence genome:
- the LOC131251252 gene encoding NADPH:quinone oxidoreductase — protein MEGSIAAAAKPVIIKVAALCGSLRKSSCNRGLLRSAIQLSRDSIKGMQIDYVDIEPLPLLNTDLEVNGTYPPVVEAFRRKILEADSILFASPEYNYSVTAPLKNAIDWASRPPNVWADKPAAIVSAGGGFGGGRSQYHLRQIGVFLDLHFINKPELFIYEFQPPTKFDSDGNLIHQESVEKLRQVLLSLQAFTLRLRGSS, from the exons ATGGAGGGAAGCATTGCGGCAGCAGCTAAACCCGTCATCATCAAAGTGGCCGCCCTCTGCGGCTCGCTCCGCAAAAGTTCCTGCAATCGTGGCCTTCTCCGCTCCG CTATCCAGCTCTCAAGAGACTCCATCAAAGGTATGCAGATTGACTACGTTGACATTGAGCCCCTCCCTTTACTCAACACCGATCTTGAGGTCAATGGCACTTATCCTCCGGTTGTCGAAGCCTTCCGGCGCAAGATTCTTGAGGCCGACAGCATTCTCTTCGCCTCTCCAGAATACAATTATTCTGTTACCG CGCCTCTGAAGAACGCCATTGACTGGGCATCTAGACCTCCGAATGTATGGGCAGATAAACCTGCTGCCATTGTTAGTGCAGGAGGTGGTTTTGGGGGTGGACGATCACAGTACCATCTGCGGCAGATTGGAGTTTTTCTTGACCTTCATTTCATCAATAAGCCGGAACTCTTCATATACGAATTCCAACCTCCCACGAAATTTGACAGTGATGGTAACTTGATACATCAGGAATCCGTGGAAAAGCTGAGGCAGGTTCTTTTGTCTTTGCAGGCATTTACTCTCAGACTACGAGGTAGTTCTTGA